AGCATGTTATCGTGGCAGAGAACAGCTTTTCATTTTCAGCCtgagaagaattggatgaacgGTATTTTCTTATGCTTTGACTGACtcattctttaaaaaaaaaaaaacaaaaaaatgaatcAGAAAGTTGTAAAAAGTCGTTATCACATAAAGTACAAAGCGGTTAACGTGGaagtatatataattatatatattatatataaacaaaatttaCATGACTAATAGTTTTATAATCAATTTATAACTAAtataagaaaacaaaataactaaataaataaattagataAACTTTTTCTTATTACTGTGAAAGAAGAAGATTATTAATTACATGTTAGTAGAGTACATGAGTACATATTTGTTAGTAAAAAAAGTGATTGAAAAAGTATTGACAGTTTGTAATAATTCGGAATAAAGATTAATTCCTAACAAAGAGCCTAGCTCAACTTCTCTATTTTTTAAGACCTTCACTCCTTATTTCTtcatccctttttctttcttcatatTGGTTTTTCAATGGCAAACAACACATTTCACAATACATgttgagaaaaaaattattaaccaCATTAAATTTCTCATAAATGAACTGTTAACTTATATTATATTGATTTACTATTTGATACTCTCCAtccaataaatatattatttttatccaAACTTTTGTGCTGCAACATAAGTTATTTTGTCGGtttaagaatattttaatatttttattaattttttatttaattattcactaataaatatttaataatttttaaattaaaatggTTTATACATTTTACATATTCCAAGATCTCCCATAAAGACGGATGAAACGTTTTTTGTAAAGACATTTACGTGTCACATTATTATTAGATGTATTAATGAACTggttatttttgaatttcttaacaaattagaataaaactgattttttttataacaataacaataaactcaaatttttttaggaatttaattgtatttttaaatttttagagatttaaATATCCGAAAAACAAAATGTCAGAGATATAATtgtctttttattaaaaaatttaaagatattcaATTTAGATGGTATAATTTGATCGGATCAAATCGGGTCTAATAATTATAACACAGACAATTGAGTTTATTATTGTTGCTATAATAAACCGATTTGGtcctgatttattaaaaaataaattattaatcgatttaataaaaatatccaataataacatgatatatgtgaatatcttaaaaaaaaaaaaagacatttttaatGTCTTTATTAAAGTGGTCTCTATTCTAAAAATTAGTCATTCTTACAGAGGTCGTAACAACTAGATAGTCATGATCTGGCGGCAATAAATCCTGGAAACCAAGACGAATACTTGTTAATGTAGGTATCTTTGTGATACGTAAAAAGCAAGATATGTTTATTGACCGGATCAGAGTAACCTGATTCTCGCCGATAGTCAAATAGGTCTTGTCGGAACCATTCCTTTGAACAGcatatacataataataaaaaataaaatgtaccGAATGTTTGATGTTTGCGACTAATTTTTCTCTTGTTCTTGTCTGGCGACTCTGGCTTGCGCTGACGGGGTTCTGCTGCTATCCTCTGCTTCAGATCCTAATGGTAAGAGACCACCCTCTCCTTTTCCCATAggtttttacttttcacaatatATAATCGGTTGtttaacaacaataacaatgatAATAATTTGCTGCATTTTTTTGAATGTCTACCATTGACTTAACCCAAGTCTATATGTTTTGGCAAGAATTGGTCTATAAATATATGAGAAGTTACGAGGATGTTTACCTCGTTTGTTGGTCAGTCAAGGATTTGACATTTATGTGACCAAATAGtattagtaatataataatGGACTGAACAGGGCCTAAAAAAAGTGCATACACACATGGCAATTAAATTAATTGAaagcagaaaaagaaaaaggattaaGCAATGAAATGAATTTTCAGGTCCACTATACTACAAGGGATGGTATCACTTCTTCTACCAGTACAATCCAAACGCAGCTGTATGGGGAGACATAGTTTGGGGACACGCCATCTCAAGGGACTTGATTCACTGGCAACACCTTCCACTTGCTATGGTTGCTGACCAATGGTACGACAAGAACGGCGTTTGGACCGGCTCCGCCACCATCTTACCCAACGGCAAAATCATCATGTTGTACACTGGTTCCACCAACGAGTCAGTGCAGGTTCAAAACCTTGCATACCCTGCTGATCCATTTGATCCCCTCCTTATCGATTGGGTCAAGTACCCTTCCAACCCTGTCTTGTTCCCTCCACCTGGCATTGGTGCAACTGACTTTCGTGACCCAACCACCGCTTGGCTTACCTCCGAAGGCAAGTGGCGTATCACCATTGGATCCAAGCTTAACAAAACTGGCATTGCTTTGGTTTATGACACCCTGGACTTCAAGACCTACGAGCAGATAGAGGGCTTCCTTCGTGCTGTTCCTACAACCGGCATGTGGGAGTGTGTTGACTTTTTCCCTGTTTCCAAGGAGGTTGAGAATGGCTTGAACACTTCTGTTAATGGGGCGGGTGTGAAGCATGTAATGAAGGTTAGTTTGGATGATGACAGGCATGATTACTATTCAATTGGCAGCTATGATGAGAAGAATGTCAAGTTCATACCAGATGATGTTGACAACGATGTTGGTGTTGGATTGAGGTATGATTATGGTGTGTTCTATGCGTCCAAAACTTTCTTTGATGATAGCAAGAGAAGGAGAGTGTTGTGGGGTTGGATTGGAGAGTCTGATGCTGAATATGCTGATGTTGCCAAAGGCTGGGCTTCACTTCAGGTAtatactactactactactactatacaCCATATATGGGTGGCTACCTAGCAATAACACTATACTAATTACACTGTTTTTAATGTTACAGGGTATTCCGAGAACAGTGACACTTGATACGAAAACAGGTAGCAACTTAATTCAATGGCCTGTTGCAGAGGTGGAGAGCTTGAGACTGAGAAGCAATGAGTTTAAGGATTTGAAGGCAAAGCCAGGATCCGTGGTCCCAATAGATGTTGGGACAGCTACACAGCTTGATATTGTAGCTGAATTTGAGATTGAAAAGGAAGAGTTGGAGAAGGCAACAAGCGAGTCTAATGTGGACTACTACAGTTGCGAGAGCAGCGGTGGAGCAGCACATCGTGGTGCCTTGGGACCTTTTGGTCTTTTGGTTCTTGCAGATGATGGGCTTTCCGAGTACACTCCTGTGTACTTCTATGTGGTTAAAGGAAGTGATGGAAATCTCAAGACTTCATTCTGCTCCGATCAGTCAAGGTCGTCTGTGGCAAGCGATGTAGTAAAGAAAACATTTGGAAGCTTGGTTCCAGTACTTGAAGGTGAGAAGTTTTCTGTGAGGATATTGGTGGACCATTCAATAGTGGAAAGCTTTGCGCAAGGTGGAAGGACCACGGTGACATCAAGGGTGTACCCAACAAGGGCAATCTATGGAGCTGCTAGGTTGTTCTTCTTCAATAATGCAACTGCTGCTTCTGTTACTGCTTCACTCAAAGTTTGGCAGATGAATTCTGCATTCATAAGACCTTACAACCCTGACCAGACCAACTAATATTCAGGGATACTAGCTTTGGCATGCAAAACAAGACATCAATTCTGTTTCATGGGAAGCCTTATTTTTTGTACTTCGCTCCGTTACTTACTTTCTGTAAATGATTATATTTGCAATATcatctttcttttgcttttgtttCTTTAGTATAAAGCCTCAAGCATCGTTGTTTTAATCTTATCAAATGGCTTTTCTACAAAATGAAGATCCCAATTTACAACTATCTTTGACGAAACCAAGTACAATCCCAAAGACTAGATAATCAGCTACAGAggaaaacaataaaacaaagaaTCATCATCTCCCCTTTCGTCAAAATTGGTCAGAGACTAATGGGCTTACAATTTTTGCTGCGTTTTTGGCGAAAAGCTACCATTCTATGTTGGGCCTTTCCGACAACCAAGTTATAACAGGCTCCTTTTTTAGTTACTCCACTCTATTTCAATTTTTTGGCTGGTTATAGcaggaaattaaaatttaatagacaaaataataaaataaaaaataaaaaattaaataagaaaattaatgGGAAAACTAATAATTGGAAAGTAATCAAAGTAGGTCTATACGCTTTCATAGCATaagtatttaaatttaaaagtgaCGAATTTTGTTAGTGGCAATGGCAAGTGTTCATATCCTCATTCAAAAATATAAACTCAgctctaataaaaataaaaatttcactAAAAAAGGGTAATCTTATTATATACCTGATTTTTTTAAGAGGGTCAGACATAATGTAAGAGATCAATTTTCTTTATCCAAATAAGTAACTATCTCCAAACTCCTACTATTTCTATCTCTATTATTAGAAACAATTTTGAAtacttaataatattttaataaattctttatttatattttaataatatttgatcattattttagttttttaaactcaacaatagtgttataaatataattaaaaactcAGAATAgcataaacaaaaataattaacgGTTATAAATATAAAGCCTACTCACAACTTGGTCCCAAAGGACCTAAGAGACCGAATCCCTTAGAGACGAGAATGAAAGGAGCGTGGGGTTAAGCAAGCCCAAAACAGCAACTGAGACAGTTCATCAGCAGCGACAACGGTGATGTCTCCAACGGCAAGCTCCATTGGTAGCAACAGCAACCGCGATGATGGTGAATGGCTCCTCCACCGCGACTCTCTTTTCCTCCCTTCTCTGTCCAGCTCAATCTCTCCCTCTTCATTCAACAATGACAACAACCCTAATAGAGACGGCGGTGGCCTCAACAGCAATGGAAACAGCAGTAGCAGAAGAACGGCTTCTCTCCTGTCGTGTTTCTCTCTCCACAAGCTTCTTCTCTCTCCTTCGGCACCTTAATCACGGCAGCAGCGACGGAACGGCGATATCTCCTTCGACTGTGACAAAGGCTTTCATCGTCGCCTCCTTTCCTCTCCTCTGTTCATTGCGTCTTCATTCCTTCTCTCCCCCGCTCTCATAGTCGACGTCGTCCTCTCCTTTCCTCCCTTTTCTGCTTTCTCTCTCTCATTCATTCTCTCTTctgtgttttctttttgtttcattATTCAGTGTGCGTGGGAGAGTGAATGGTGAGGTAAGTGTTAggaaaattagggttagggttttaaAAAAGGAGCAAGGGATAGTTTaggtatttttataaaattagaggGTAAATGTAAaatgtttcaaaaaaaaaattaggatgTTACAGAATCAAAATTGATATTCTTGAGTTTAAAAGGAGACTCCAACCTGATGATTTTATTGACTGGCTTTGCACAGTAAAAAAGTTGTTCGAATTAAAAGACATTTCAGACGACAAGCGCGTGAAGCTTGTAGCAATCAAGTTGAAGAAGCATGCGTCAGTTTAGTGGGAGAATGAAGTTAAAGTAACAAAGTGACGTTGTGTCAAATTTTCTATGGGGAGAAAATATAAGGATAAAGTGTGGTGCAATGTCATCCCGATGGATGCGTGTCACTTACTGTTAGACGTCCTTGGCAATATGATCGTTGAACCATTCATGATGATTTCAAAAATACATACTCATTTATCAAAGATGGTAAGAAGATCATATTAACTCCGTTACAATATATGTAGATGGTCAAAAGAATCAAGCTAAGCTATGTAGGGAGGATAATGTAGGAGTTCTTTCCAACCTAAGAAGAACAATGCAGGAGCATATATCTTTACATTTGTATTATTATATTGTATTATGAGTCCTCCCTTATTAGTATAAATATGCAAATGTACCCTTTTTGCTTACGAAATTGAGTTGATTGAGTTATATATTAATAAGTTCTGTACTTATTTTTCTCTAAGCTCTTTAAAAGTAAGAAGTACATCCTTGACTTAGCCAACTAAGGTGGGTTCGGCTATTTTTATCATAGTAGGGTTATTAATCTCGCTAAGATTGGTGACCCAAACAAgggagtggatcctctccagtggaaaaaaaattggatggtATCCAATGAAAAATCTCACCCTTCATTGCTCTTTCTCTCATTAATTTCTGGTCTCACTTGTAGAATTaaaggtgagagatcacactttattctctccagtaacaaaaaaaatggaGAGGATCCATTTCTCCCAAACAACGTCCCAACATCACCAAACCTCATATCTTATTCTTTGTATTTTATTTCCATAAGTTGAATACAGTCTGTTGTTAcaaattgcttgaatgaagcATCTCTTCTAATTTTAACTGTAatggcataaagaaagaaaataattgATGAAGcatcataataattaattattttacaagAACACATGATCAATCCTTTATCTTTCTTGGATGTTTGTCAGACTTATGTAATTGATGGAACATGCTCGATCATTTCTAAGAGAAGACTCTACATCTATCATAGTCTGCATTTGAATGAATGCTGACTGTTTGGGAGGAGGAAGATTAACAGTCTCACTATTAAGCATCGAAATTACTGCAGTCATAGTATGCCTATAGCTTGCAAGTTCTTGTACACACAAAAGGCCAATATGTATGCACCTCGTTATGTCTTCTTTATTGCTTGAATTTGATATTTCTGGATCTATTAGTGATGCTATGTTGTCATTTTTCCACAATTTTCATGCCTACAAACATTAACAATAAGCATGTACTAGTTGTTAACATTCACATTACTAGGAACTAGAAAGAAATTCCTTTTGGAAAAGATTAAATTGAGGTGAGTGATTTAAAAAAACTTACAAAC
This sequence is a window from Arachis stenosperma cultivar V10309 chromosome 10, arast.V10309.gnm1.PFL2, whole genome shotgun sequence. Protein-coding genes within it:
- the LOC130955303 gene encoding acid beta-fructofuranosidase-like isoform X1; this translates as MGTSTNNNDSSNDIPCSYVLVPDNLDAAGAMAEPRRQVKGLLVILCGLLVLFSLVAFNWSYKGSNNAHERASLAAALTSIVDEKSTSSEIVPSSLTWQEAVSRGVSAGVSEKSNWLFSSNNGEMYPWNNSMLSWQRTAFHFQPEKNWMNDPNGPLYYKGWYHFFYQYNPNAAVWGDIVWGHAISRDLIHWQHLPLAMVADQWYDKNGVWTGSATILPNGKIIMLYTGSTNESVQVQNLAYPADPFDPLLIDWVKYPSNPVLFPPPGIGATDFRDPTTAWLTSEGKWRITIGSKLNKTGIALVYDTLDFKTYEQIEGFLRAVPTTGMWECVDFFPVSKEVENGLNTSVNGAGVKHVMKVSLDDDRHDYYSIGSYDEKNVKFIPDDVDNDVGVGLRYDYGVFYASKTFFDDSKRRRVLWGWIGESDAEYADVAKGWASLQGIPRTVTLDTKTGSNLIQWPVAEVESLRLRSNEFKDLKAKPGSVVPIDVGTATQLDIVAEFEIEKEELEKATSESNVDYYSCESSGGAAHRGALGPFGLLVLADDGLSEYTPVYFYVVKGSDGNLKTSFCSDQSRSSVASDVVKKTFGSLVPVLEGEKFSVRILVDHSIVESFAQGGRTTVTSRVYPTRAIYGAARLFFFNNATAASVTASLKVWQMNSAFIRPYNPDQTN
- the LOC130955303 gene encoding acid beta-fructofuranosidase-like isoform X2, with protein sequence MGTSTNNNDSSNDIPCSYVLVPDNLDAAGAMAEPRRQVKGLLVILCGLLVLFSLVAFNWSYKGSNNAHERASLAAALTSIVDEKSTSSEIVPSSLTWQEAVSRGVSAGVSEKSNWLFSSNNGEMYPWNNSMLSWQRTAFHFQPEKNWMNGPLYYKGWYHFFYQYNPNAAVWGDIVWGHAISRDLIHWQHLPLAMVADQWYDKNGVWTGSATILPNGKIIMLYTGSTNESVQVQNLAYPADPFDPLLIDWVKYPSNPVLFPPPGIGATDFRDPTTAWLTSEGKWRITIGSKLNKTGIALVYDTLDFKTYEQIEGFLRAVPTTGMWECVDFFPVSKEVENGLNTSVNGAGVKHVMKVSLDDDRHDYYSIGSYDEKNVKFIPDDVDNDVGVGLRYDYGVFYASKTFFDDSKRRRVLWGWIGESDAEYADVAKGWASLQGIPRTVTLDTKTGSNLIQWPVAEVESLRLRSNEFKDLKAKPGSVVPIDVGTATQLDIVAEFEIEKEELEKATSESNVDYYSCESSGGAAHRGALGPFGLLVLADDGLSEYTPVYFYVVKGSDGNLKTSFCSDQSRSSVASDVVKKTFGSLVPVLEGEKFSVRILVDHSIVESFAQGGRTTVTSRVYPTRAIYGAARLFFFNNATAASVTASLKVWQMNSAFIRPYNPDQTN